From Shewanella yunxiaonensis, the proteins below share one genomic window:
- a CDS encoding type IV pilus inner membrane component PilO produces MKFDLSQFNDLDMENIGGWPTQVKAVFAGILAILVFVGGYFLFVSDAIDIYKVEQGKEQQLRDDFRNKYQLAANLDLYREQLKQMEAQFAELLKMLPSQNEMPGLLDDLTYVATDAGLRINSIDWDAEVQRDFYIEYPIRMSVTGDYHQMGHMVSGVAKLPRIVSLHDFVIKREADGNLSMDILAKTYRFKEGAELPANAKKAKGKSK; encoded by the coding sequence ATGAAGTTTGATTTGAGCCAGTTTAATGATCTGGACATGGAAAATATCGGTGGCTGGCCAACCCAGGTCAAAGCGGTTTTTGCCGGGATTTTAGCCATTCTGGTATTTGTCGGTGGTTATTTTCTGTTTGTTTCTGATGCGATTGATATCTACAAGGTAGAGCAGGGTAAAGAGCAGCAATTACGCGACGATTTTCGCAATAAATATCAATTAGCGGCTAATCTGGATCTCTACCGAGAACAATTAAAGCAGATGGAAGCGCAGTTCGCAGAATTGCTGAAAATGTTGCCATCTCAGAACGAAATGCCCGGATTGCTGGATGACTTGACCTATGTTGCGACGGACGCTGGTTTGCGTATCAACAGCATTGATTGGGATGCAGAAGTCCAACGTGATTTTTATATTGAATACCCAATCCGGATGTCTGTAACCGGTGATTATCATCAAATGGGACACATGGTCAGTGGTGTCGCTAAATTACCGCGGATTGTCAGTCTGCATGATTTTGTGATTAAGCGAGAAGCTGATGGCAATTTGTCGATGGACATTTTAGCTAAAACTTATCGTTTTAAAGAAGGTGCAGAGTTACCGGCAAATGCCAAAAAGGCTAAGGGGAAAAGCAAATGA
- a CDS encoding PilN domain-containing protein, which produces MANINLLPWREEAREKQKRDYIGILAAVFIGAAVLVYLALQFIGWMTDDQRERNAYLQHEIQQLDKQIAEITKIKQRKADIEKRTEIILDLQQSRNLPTHILDELVRVIPPGVYLSSVEKKGSIIWIEGRSESNNNVANMMRKIKASAWLQDPTMQSIVSQKDDIRELQRFSLKVTIKGGEQPPAGSVQTAKGGTAK; this is translated from the coding sequence ATGGCGAACATAAACCTGCTGCCCTGGCGTGAAGAGGCGAGGGAAAAACAGAAACGTGACTATATCGGGATTCTGGCCGCTGTATTTATCGGTGCCGCGGTGCTGGTTTATCTGGCGCTGCAATTTATTGGCTGGATGACGGATGATCAGCGAGAACGTAATGCTTATCTGCAGCATGAAATTCAGCAACTTGATAAGCAGATTGCTGAGATCACCAAGATTAAGCAACGAAAAGCTGATATTGAAAAACGTACTGAAATCATTCTGGATTTGCAGCAGTCACGTAATCTGCCGACGCATATATTGGATGAGCTGGTACGGGTGATACCTCCCGGCGTTTACCTTTCAAGCGTAGAAAAGAAAGGCAGTATTATCTGGATTGAAGGTCGTAGCGAATCTAACAACAACGTAGCCAACATGATGCGCAAGATTAAGGCATCAGCGTGGCTGCAAGACCCGACAATGCAATCCATCGTATCTCAGAAAGATGATATCCGGGAACTGCAGCGGTTCAGTCTTAAAGTCACTATCAAAGGTGGGGAACAACCACCTGCGGGCTCAGTCCAGACTGCTAAGGGGGGAACCGCTAAATGA